One Aciduliprofundum boonei T469 genomic region harbors:
- a CDS encoding 30S ribosomal protein S11: protein MANRVSVVHIFSSHNDTIITATDITGAETFAKASGGMVVKADREEASPYAAMKAAEMVAEQLKEKEIEEIIVKVRAPGGNRSMSPGPGAQAAIRALARAGMKILRIEDVTPIPHDSTRKPGGKRGRRV, encoded by the coding sequence ATGGCAAATAGAGTTAGCGTGGTTCATATATTTTCATCCCATAACGATACTATAATCACTGCAACAGATATTACAGGTGCAGAGACTTTTGCAAAGGCATCTGGTGGTATGGTTGTTAAGGCTGATAGGGAAGAGGCATCTCCGTATGCTGCCATGAAAGCTGCTGAAATGGTTGCTGAGCAGTTGAAAGAGAAGGAGATTGAAGAGATAATTGTCAAGGTTCGTGCTCCCGGTGGAAACAGGAGTATGAGTCCTGGGCCTGGTGCTCAAGCAGCCATAAGGGCTCTTGCCAGAGCTGGAATGAAAATCCTGCGCATTGAGGATGTCACTCCTATTCCACATGATAGCACTAGAAAGCCTGGTGGCAAGAGGGGTAGGAGGGTCTAA
- a CDS encoding ATP-binding protein yields the protein MIDPKKGFSLKDFETTAEILIPKDPLDRVIGQDEAIKIAKIAARQHRHLLLVGPPGTGKSMIAQALALHLDPPTQEIRVVHNPQNPERPFVEIKDEKEVEEEMLELRSVEGKIIDPREAPDNVAIKLGFKCAKCGAYSSPSEPVCPKCGAPKVAQTTVGPFADIFGAIGAAFGISSLPPRVTTTVYENGEEKVMVYERDGEKIRVYDERTLEKRRAMEKKKPYKVIVPLKRNPFVMATGASETELLGDVKHDPYGGHPQLGTPPYKRVVTGAIHEAHQGVLFIDEITHLGPLQRNILTAMQEKKFSIAGRNPQSAGASVRVDDVPCDFILVAACNIQDLPNILSPLRSRIVGEGYEILVKTSMPDTEENRAKYAQFVAQEIAMDGRIPHATRDAVIAIIEEGKRRAKRIDGENGLTLRLRELGGLIRAAGDLAIYNGDKFIERKHIEEALKISMPIEEQIKERYGTYEAGVAKDLTTSQSKMVYNYWNESDIDGYQ from the coding sequence ATGATAGACCCGAAGAAGGGTTTTAGTTTAAAGGACTTTGAAACTACGGCCGAGATATTGATTCCAAAAGACCCATTGGATAGGGTTATTGGACAGGATGAAGCTATAAAAATAGCAAAAATTGCGGCAAGGCAGCATAGACATCTTCTCCTAGTAGGTCCTCCTGGCACTGGAAAATCAATGATTGCCCAAGCACTGGCTTTACATCTAGATCCTCCCACTCAGGAAATAAGGGTTGTGCATAATCCCCAGAACCCAGAAAGGCCTTTTGTTGAGATAAAGGACGAAAAAGAAGTAGAGGAGGAAATGCTGGAACTTAGGTCAGTGGAGGGAAAAATCATAGATCCAAGAGAAGCTCCAGATAATGTGGCTATTAAACTTGGTTTCAAATGTGCTAAATGTGGGGCATATTCTTCCCCCTCAGAGCCAGTATGTCCAAAATGCGGCGCTCCAAAGGTAGCTCAGACAACAGTGGGGCCCTTCGCAGACATATTTGGGGCCATAGGAGCTGCATTTGGCATATCCTCACTTCCTCCCCGTGTTACAACCACTGTGTATGAAAATGGGGAAGAGAAGGTTATGGTTTACGAGAGAGATGGGGAGAAAATAAGGGTTTATGATGAAAGAACATTGGAGAAAAGAAGAGCTATGGAAAAGAAGAAGCCTTACAAGGTGATTGTACCATTGAAAAGAAATCCATTTGTTATGGCTACAGGTGCAAGCGAGACAGAATTGCTTGGAGATGTTAAGCATGATCCCTATGGAGGTCATCCTCAGTTGGGCACTCCTCCTTATAAGAGAGTAGTGACAGGCGCCATTCATGAGGCACATCAGGGTGTATTGTTTATCGATGAAATCACACATTTGGGTCCTCTACAAAGGAATATATTAACAGCAATGCAGGAGAAGAAATTCTCAATCGCTGGAAGAAATCCTCAAAGCGCAGGAGCCAGTGTGCGAGTGGACGATGTACCCTGTGACTTCATTCTTGTGGCGGCCTGTAACATACAGGACCTACCAAATATTCTTTCTCCACTTCGTTCTAGGATTGTTGGAGAGGGCTATGAAATTCTTGTGAAGACCTCTATGCCTGATACGGAAGAGAATAGGGCAAAATATGCTCAGTTTGTGGCTCAAGAAATAGCGATGGATGGACGAATACCCCATGCCACAAGAGATGCAGTTATTGCAATAATCGAAGAGGGGAAGAGAAGAGCAAAAAGAATTGACGGGGAGAATGGATTAACATTAAGGCTCAGAGAACTTGGAGGTTTAATAAGAGCCGCAGGAGATCTTGCCATATACAACGGGGATAAATTCATAGAGAGAAAGCACATAGAAGAAGCTTTAAAGATATCAATGCCCATTGAAGAGCAGATAAAAGAGAGATATGGAACATATGAGGCAGGAGTTGCTAAAGATTTAACTACATCTCAGAGTAAGATGGTATATAATTACTGGAACGAAAGTGATATAGATGGATACCAATGA
- a CDS encoding TIGR04084 family radical SAM/SPASM domain-containing protein translates to MLYITFLTGVCNLNCRYCGGSIPEEVMPHEIQYSIEDLKNFVEKDKDAIIAFYGGEPLLRIEKMKEIMDNIRAKRFVVQTNGIFLHKIPEEYLNRIDAILVSIDGVPEVTNYYRGNGVYEIVVDRVRKIREKYKGDLIARMAVSEESDIYRDVTHLLSLPFDHVHWQLNVVWAPDDSWHDFDSWVRNSYNPGITKLAKWWIEEIKNGRIPGIVPFQGVIKRMFWPENGVPCGAGRDAFAITTDGRILACPIGGEFEWNELGDIWNKKPEDVRNSVEIEEPCLSCDIYPICGGRCLFANKERLWGMSGFYKICGTVRHLVDEMNEARVEIEKLIDEGKYKKEDFYYPPFNNTTEIIP, encoded by the coding sequence ATGCTTTACATAACCTTTCTCACAGGTGTTTGCAATCTGAACTGCAGGTACTGTGGTGGCTCTATTCCCGAGGAGGTTATGCCCCACGAAATTCAATACAGCATAGAGGATTTGAAAAATTTCGTAGAAAAAGATAAAGATGCGATAATCGCGTTCTATGGCGGAGAGCCGCTTTTAAGAATTGAGAAAATGAAAGAAATAATGGACAATATCCGAGCGAAAAGATTCGTGGTGCAAACCAATGGAATCTTCCTTCACAAGATTCCAGAAGAGTATTTGAACAGGATTGATGCGATTCTCGTATCTATCGATGGAGTTCCCGAGGTGACGAATTATTACCGAGGTAACGGAGTTTACGAAATAGTGGTGGATAGAGTGAGAAAAATAAGGGAGAAATACAAAGGGGATCTGATAGCGAGAATGGCCGTGAGCGAAGAGAGCGATATTTATCGGGATGTCACGCATCTTCTTTCTCTCCCATTCGACCATGTGCACTGGCAATTAAATGTGGTCTGGGCTCCAGACGACTCGTGGCATGATTTTGACTCGTGGGTTAGAAATTCCTACAACCCCGGGATAACAAAATTGGCAAAATGGTGGATAGAGGAGATAAAAAATGGCAGAATTCCAGGCATTGTGCCATTTCAAGGAGTAATAAAGAGAATGTTCTGGCCTGAAAACGGCGTGCCGTGCGGCGCGGGCCGTGATGCCTTCGCAATCACCACCGATGGAAGGATTTTGGCATGCCCGATTGGGGGAGAATTTGAGTGGAATGAATTAGGAGACATATGGAACAAAAAACCGGAAGATGTGAGAAATTCTGTGGAAATCGAAGAGCCATGCCTTTCCTGCGATATATATCCCATTTGCGGAGGTCGATGTCTATTCGCAAATAAAGAACGGCTTTGGGGGATGAGCGGATTTTATAAGATTTGCGGCACTGTAAGACACCTTGTTGATGAGATGAATGAGGCAAGAGTAGAAATAGAAAAATTGATTGATGAGGGAAAATACAAAAAGGAGGATTTTTATTATCCCCCATTCAACAACACTACAGAGATCATACCTTAG
- the dnaG gene encoding DNA primase DnaG, which produces MNTDPYAAKYLIRATIETDGIVERPDVVGAIFGQTEGLLGDELDLRDLQKSGRIGRIEVDIKSEKGKSVGEILIPSSLDQVETAILAAALETIDRVGPCRSRVKVISIEDIRATKRQKVVDRAKELLQMLLKQGKQVSEDLIKTVREAVEIEEVVIYGEDHLPAGPNVEKSEAIIVVEGRSDVINLLNYGIKNAIAVNGTSVPKTIVELSKKKIVTAFLDGDHGGDLILKELLQVADIDFIARAPPGYEVEELTYKQLMKALRNKVPVEQYLATHNIEIKKEEKKEEQKKEKEEKKEEVQENDIGALFKELNAKKEAALLKDNKVVERIPLNELIEKLKATKENGDTLITGGIISQRLVDVASEKGITKIIGYKIGNVTKKPLNIKLMTKDMVKK; this is translated from the coding sequence TTGAATACGGACCCATATGCAGCAAAATATTTGATAAGAGCCACAATTGAAACAGATGGTATAGTTGAGAGACCCGATGTTGTTGGCGCTATTTTTGGCCAAACTGAAGGTTTGTTGGGCGACGAGCTCGATTTGAGAGATCTGCAGAAGAGTGGAAGAATAGGAAGAATTGAAGTAGATATAAAATCCGAGAAGGGTAAATCTGTAGGTGAAATACTCATCCCTTCAAGTTTAGATCAGGTTGAAACTGCTATTCTCGCTGCAGCTTTAGAGACTATTGACCGCGTAGGTCCATGCCGTTCAAGAGTCAAAGTAATATCCATAGAGGATATAAGAGCTACAAAGAGGCAGAAAGTTGTGGATAGAGCAAAAGAACTATTGCAGATGCTCTTAAAGCAAGGAAAGCAGGTTAGTGAAGATCTCATAAAAACGGTTAGAGAGGCTGTGGAAATTGAAGAAGTCGTTATTTACGGTGAGGACCATCTGCCAGCTGGACCCAATGTTGAAAAATCTGAGGCGATAATAGTTGTAGAGGGAAGAAGCGATGTAATCAATCTACTGAACTATGGAATTAAAAACGCAATAGCTGTGAATGGCACGAGTGTTCCAAAAACGATTGTGGAGTTAAGTAAGAAAAAAATTGTTACGGCATTCTTGGATGGAGATCATGGTGGAGATTTAATATTAAAAGAGCTCTTGCAAGTGGCGGATATAGATTTTATTGCGAGAGCCCCACCAGGTTATGAAGTGGAAGAACTGACCTATAAGCAATTGATGAAAGCCCTCAGAAATAAAGTTCCGGTGGAACAATACCTGGCGACTCACAATATTGAGATAAAAAAAGAGGAGAAAAAAGAAGAGCAAAAGAAGGAGAAAGAGGAAAAAAAGGAAGAGGTTCAAGAAAATGATATTGGTGCATTATTCAAAGAATTGAATGCAAAGAAAGAGGCTGCACTTCTAAAAGATAATAAAGTTGTAGAGAGAATACCTTTAAATGAGTTAATAGAAAAATTAAAAGCCACAAAAGAAAATGGTGATACCCTCATAACCGGGGGGATAATCTCACAGCGTCTTGTTGATGTTGCATCTGAGAAGGGAATAACAAAAATAATTGGATATAAAATAGGAAATGTTACCAAGAAGCCGCTAAATATAAAACTCATGACGAAAGATATGGTGAAAAAATGA
- a CDS encoding EamA family transporter, whose product MQWWIYATITMVMFGITNFLVKLAGHYHMDSIFTSIILWLAVGVMGLMFLFYFWHQGSFQENLKNTPAIYLLLPTFAGVALAIGMYSIKIALTKGPAGPTVAISASNAFLVAVLAFFTIGEKISVGKLIGMFVIFAGIVIMTMF is encoded by the coding sequence ATGCAATGGTGGATTTATGCAACAATAACGATGGTGATGTTTGGTATAACGAATTTTCTGGTGAAATTAGCAGGGCATTACCATATGGATAGTATATTTACCTCCATTATTTTATGGCTAGCTGTGGGAGTGATGGGTCTGATGTTTCTGTTTTACTTCTGGCACCAAGGAAGTTTTCAGGAAAATTTGAAAAATACCCCTGCTATATATCTCCTCCTACCTACATTCGCTGGAGTTGCCCTTGCCATAGGTATGTATTCCATTAAAATTGCCTTGACCAAGGGTCCTGCAGGACCAACAGTGGCGATATCCGCTTCAAACGCATTTCTTGTTGCTGTTCTTGCGTTTTTCACAATAGGTGAAAAAATATCTGTTGGAAAACTTATTGGAATGTTTGTTATATTTGCAGGAATAGTTATAATGACCATGTTCTAA
- a CDS encoding 30S ribosomal protein S4 translates to MGDPRFNRKKYETPKHPWEADRIKEEWELQKKYGLKNKREIWKAKSLLRNFRGQARQLQAKLRYGNPQAEKEQKLLFDKLIRLGILNEANATLDAVLSLTVEDILRRRLQTIVYLKGLARTPKQARQFIVHGHIAIGDRKVTIPSYLVRKEEEDLVDYYKYSPLADEMHPMRPQVIEGQEEVKEEGE, encoded by the coding sequence ATGGGAGATCCTAGGTTCAATAGAAAAAAGTACGAGACTCCCAAACATCCTTGGGAAGCAGATAGGATAAAAGAGGAATGGGAACTTCAGAAAAAGTATGGGCTTAAAAATAAGAGGGAGATCTGGAAAGCCAAATCTCTGTTAAGGAATTTTAGGGGACAAGCTAGGCAGCTTCAGGCAAAATTGAGATATGGAAATCCTCAAGCTGAGAAAGAGCAGAAATTGCTTTTTGACAAACTCATAAGATTGGGTATACTCAACGAGGCGAATGCCACTTTGGATGCTGTTTTATCACTTACTGTTGAAGATATTCTGAGGAGAAGATTACAGACAATAGTGTACCTAAAAGGTCTTGCAAGAACGCCAAAGCAAGCAAGGCAGTTTATTGTGCATGGTCATATTGCAATAGGAGATCGAAAGGTCACAATACCAAGTTATCTGGTGAGAAAGGAGGAAGAAGATCTAGTGGATTATTACAAGTACTCACCTCTTGCTGATGAAATGCATCCCATGCGCCCCCAAGTAATTGAAGGACAAGAAGAAGTGAAAGAGGAGGGTGAGTAA
- a CDS encoding PHB depolymerase family esterase, whose protein sequence is MKTLKSKIVAIFITVIIISALIFGVLIYIKISNTGDAYAYITVDGIKRDFLIHLPQSYSESEALPLIIALHGGGGNAKDMEKLTENGFNKLAAKGNFIVVYPNGIGRHWNDGRNLSFYYTQKENINDVKFISELIDYMVEKYNVNPLRVYVTGMSNGALMTYRLAYELSNKIAAVAPVDGSIPLNIYLNETPIAPIPVLMINNVADPILPWNGGYAHFGNKKLGKVLSVEETAAFWARIDNCTLVKSKEYLPDTDPNDGTRVWMRLYLNNTTGMEVIQYGIDGGGHTWPSGEQYLPQSIIGKTSKDINACNLIWEFFRNYQIQSE, encoded by the coding sequence ATGAAAACATTAAAAAGTAAAATTGTTGCCATTTTCATTACGGTAATAATAATATCTGCTTTAATTTTTGGAGTATTAATTTACATTAAAATTTCAAATACAGGTGATGCGTATGCGTATATCACTGTTGATGGCATAAAAAGGGATTTTCTCATACATCTGCCTCAGAGTTACAGTGAATCTGAAGCTTTGCCATTAATTATTGCACTTCATGGTGGCGGTGGCAATGCGAAAGACATGGAAAAATTGACAGAGAACGGATTTAACAAACTTGCAGCTAAAGGTAATTTTATCGTGGTTTACCCCAATGGCATTGGGAGACACTGGAACGATGGTAGGAACCTGAGCTTTTATTACACGCAGAAAGAGAACATAAACGATGTAAAGTTCATCTCAGAGCTCATTGATTACATGGTTGAAAAATACAATGTAAATCCCTTGAGGGTATATGTAACAGGCATGTCAAACGGTGCATTAATGACTTATCGACTCGCTTATGAGCTTTCAAATAAAATCGCGGCGGTGGCGCCTGTGGACGGCTCTATTCCGCTAAACATATACCTTAACGAGACACCTATAGCGCCAATTCCAGTACTTATGATTAACAATGTTGCGGACCCCATTTTGCCATGGAATGGAGGATACGCGCATTTTGGTAATAAAAAGCTCGGGAAAGTTCTAAGCGTGGAAGAAACCGCTGCGTTCTGGGCTAGAATAGACAACTGTACCTTAGTAAAGAGCAAAGAGTATCTTCCTGATACAGACCCTAACGATGGTACTCGTGTATGGATGCGTTTGTACCTCAACAATACAACTGGAATGGAAGTTATACAGTACGGAATTGATGGCGGCGGACATACGTGGCCAAGCGGAGAGCAGTACCTGCCTCAATCGATAATCGGAAAAACATCAAAAGATATTAACGCGTGTAATCTGATTTGGGAATTTTTTAGAAATTATCAGATACAAAGTGAATAA
- a CDS encoding DNA-directed RNA polymerase subunit D translates to MEFHILELQDRYIKFEIKGITPSVANALRRTLINDIPKLAIHKVIFHHGQIRDMEGNVYDSSTPLFDEIIAHRLGLIPLPTDLNMKFRDECDHPPDEGCPLCTVTYTLNKHGPATVYSGDLIPVGDEKFKPVDPLIPIVKLKEHQAILLEAEAIMGTAKEHAKWQVTSGVSYKYHREIKVNKKDSELWEKVKKSCPKNVIKEDDKFIIFTDDIPCKEIAEILSFENPEITEDDSWFIFEFETDGSLKAIDTLEYAIKRLKTRFNTLREHASLG, encoded by the coding sequence ATGGAATTTCATATATTGGAATTGCAGGATAGGTACATTAAATTTGAAATAAAGGGTATAACTCCTTCAGTAGCCAATGCTTTGAGAAGAACCTTAATAAATGATATTCCCAAACTCGCAATACACAAGGTAATATTCCACCATGGGCAAATAAGGGATATGGAAGGAAATGTGTATGATTCTTCCACGCCATTATTTGATGAAATCATAGCACACCGCCTTGGGCTGATTCCTCTGCCCACCGATTTAAATATGAAGTTCAGAGATGAATGCGATCACCCTCCAGATGAGGGATGCCCTCTATGTACTGTCACATACACTTTAAATAAGCATGGTCCTGCAACAGTATATTCTGGAGATTTGATTCCTGTTGGAGATGAGAAATTCAAGCCCGTTGATCCTCTTATTCCAATAGTGAAACTGAAGGAGCACCAAGCCATACTTCTTGAAGCAGAGGCAATTATGGGCACAGCAAAGGAGCATGCTAAATGGCAGGTTACAAGTGGAGTATCTTACAAGTACCACAGAGAGATAAAAGTAAACAAGAAAGACAGCGAACTGTGGGAGAAAGTTAAAAAATCTTGTCCAAAGAATGTGATTAAAGAGGATGATAAGTTCATAATTTTTACAGATGATATACCTTGCAAAGAGATTGCGGAGATACTTTCCTTTGAGAACCCTGAAATAACAGAGGACGATTCTTGGTTCATATTCGAATTTGAAACCGATGGAAGCTTGAAAGCCATTGATACCCTTGAATATGCAATAAAAAGGTTGAAAACAAGGTTTAACACGCTAAGGGAACACGCATCTCTGGGGTAA
- a CDS encoding ABC transporter permease: protein MRSYVFPALIILLTAVFFGSYAFVTVSIAIFVLIFLKDRNKKYLIFLFLAFMAFIHPLLGIVPIIYLLLIMERDNFYRIAYILGSLFLVFIIFPILNLLLYFSPQSIYDKSLINAITVSFVAATSSTVIGLIFALPIGYVLARRNFIGKSIVESIIDLPIVVPHTVAGIILLLVFGTSGIWGAPLEEIGIRFYYAMPGIIVAMLFVSAPFLINQVREGIKKIDERYEYTAMSLGAGRFRTFMEIILPQIKGNILTGSVNSWARAISEFGAVMMIAFYPMVAPTYIYFLYTNYGLKAALPATAFLLLITLVVFIFLKIIAERMKNA, encoded by the coding sequence TTGAGAAGCTATGTGTTTCCAGCCCTGATAATACTCTTAACAGCAGTATTCTTCGGTTCCTACGCATTTGTCACAGTGTCCATAGCAATTTTTGTCCTTATATTTTTAAAAGATAGAAACAAAAAATACTTAATTTTCTTATTTTTAGCTTTTATGGCATTTATACATCCGCTTCTTGGTATAGTGCCTATAATCTACCTTTTGTTAATAATGGAAAGGGATAACTTTTATCGTATTGCTTACATTTTGGGCTCTCTATTTCTGGTATTTATTATATTTCCAATTTTGAATCTTTTACTTTATTTCTCTCCTCAGAGCATTTACGATAAATCATTAATAAATGCAATAACCGTAAGTTTTGTGGCAGCCACCTCATCAACGGTTATTGGCCTCATCTTTGCTCTGCCGATAGGATATGTACTAGCAAGGAGAAACTTTATAGGAAAAAGCATAGTAGAGAGCATAATAGATTTACCAATAGTTGTACCTCACACGGTGGCGGGCATAATTCTTTTACTGGTATTTGGAACCTCGGGGATATGGGGAGCCCCCTTGGAAGAGATCGGAATAAGATTTTACTATGCTATGCCTGGGATAATAGTAGCAATGCTGTTTGTTAGCGCACCGTTCCTGATAAATCAGGTAAGAGAAGGAATAAAGAAAATAGATGAAAGATATGAGTACACGGCTATGAGTCTTGGGGCTGGGAGATTTAGAACTTTTATGGAAATCATACTTCCCCAAATTAAAGGAAATATTCTCACAGGCTCGGTGAATTCTTGGGCTCGTGCTATCAGCGAATTTGGGGCGGTTATGATGATTGCCTTCTATCCTATGGTTGCTCCAACTTATATTTACTTCCTCTATACGAATTATGGTTTGAAGGCAGCGCTTCCTGCTACTGCGTTTCTGTTGCTGATAACATTAGTTGTCTTCATATTTCTGAAAATAATTGCGGAGAGGATGAAAAATGCTTAA
- a CDS encoding 30S ribosomal protein S13, producing MAEFKYIVRIADTDLDGNRPVIYAIQGIKGIGYRVAEGIVKDLNMDPKKKIGELSDEQIEEIRVLIEEKIEEMLPSWMMNHRKDYFTGEDRHILSTELDLQKQDDINRLKRIKCYRGVRHEKGLRVRGQRTRSNGRSGLTVGVSRKKR from the coding sequence ATGGCAGAATTCAAGTATATCGTCAGGATTGCCGATACGGACCTGGATGGAAATAGGCCAGTAATATACGCTATCCAGGGAATAAAGGGCATAGGATACAGGGTAGCTGAGGGCATAGTTAAAGATCTCAATATGGACCCGAAAAAGAAAATTGGAGAGCTCAGCGATGAGCAGATTGAAGAGATTAGAGTTCTAATAGAAGAAAAAATTGAAGAGATGCTACCCTCTTGGATGATGAATCACCGCAAGGATTATTTCACTGGTGAGGATAGGCATATTTTGTCCACCGAGTTGGATTTGCAGAAACAGGACGATATTAATAGGTTAAAAAGAATTAAATGCTATCGTGGAGTTAGGCATGAGAAAGGTCTCCGTGTACGTGGTCAGAGAACCCGTTCAAATGGGAGAAGTGGTTTGACCGTGGGAGTTAGCAGGAAGAAGAGGTGA
- the wtpA gene encoding tungstate ABC transporter substrate-binding protein WtpA produces the protein MPKKVVIAILIVLLILLAGGYYYINYQNTSEGSIKVLAAGSLSVPLKELANKFQEKYGVKVYIETAGSIDTVKKVSELGIKADVVAVADYNAISSYLMPNYTNWYIKFARNELVIAYTNNSRFAKEINSTNWMNILTRKDVRIGFSSPNDDPCGYRAVIMFYLAQLKYKNGIFDNLILNHTGIKIDNGTIIVPNDSELLTTTGKIFIKQKSVDLLADLQAGDIDYAIEYLSVAKQHHINYIRLPDVINLSNSTLVSWYSKAVVKLADGKIIHGDAINYAVTIPNNAPNKEYAYKFVNMLLGKEGRSILKNCGQEPIFEPVGNVPKEVKP, from the coding sequence ATGCCAAAGAAAGTGGTTATTGCAATATTGATAGTGTTGCTTATACTGCTTGCAGGTGGCTATTATTATATAAATTACCAGAATACCAGTGAAGGAAGCATAAAGGTTCTAGCTGCTGGAAGTCTTTCAGTTCCCTTAAAAGAGCTTGCTAACAAATTTCAAGAGAAATATGGAGTAAAGGTTTATATTGAAACTGCAGGAAGTATTGACACGGTGAAGAAGGTAAGCGAGTTAGGTATAAAGGCGGATGTTGTAGCAGTGGCTGATTACAATGCAATAAGCTCTTACTTAATGCCAAATTACACAAATTGGTATATTAAATTTGCCAGAAACGAGCTTGTAATAGCGTATACAAATAATAGCAGATTTGCCAAAGAGATAAATAGTACAAATTGGATGAACATACTTACCAGAAAGGATGTGCGCATAGGTTTTTCATCGCCAAATGATGATCCCTGTGGATATCGTGCAGTTATAATGTTTTATCTGGCACAGCTTAAGTATAAAAATGGGATATTTGATAACTTGATTCTGAATCACACAGGAATAAAGATTGATAATGGCACTATAATTGTTCCTAATGACTCTGAATTGCTCACTACAACGGGAAAAATTTTCATAAAGCAGAAATCGGTGGATTTACTGGCTGACTTGCAGGCAGGAGATATCGACTATGCGATAGAATATCTGTCCGTGGCTAAACAGCACCACATTAATTACATTAGATTACCTGATGTTATTAACTTATCAAATTCCACATTGGTGTCATGGTACTCAAAGGCCGTGGTTAAACTTGCAGATGGAAAAATAATTCACGGGGATGCCATAAATTACGCAGTAACTATACCGAATAACGCGCCTAACAAAGAGTATGCCTATAAATTTGTGAATATGCTTTTAGGTAAAGAGGGAAGATCTATACTCAAAAACTGTGGACAAGAGCCTATATTTGAACCCGTGGGAAATGTGCCGAAGGAGGTAAAACCTTGA
- the cdd gene encoding cytidine deaminase translates to MDTNELIEYAKKAADNAYAPYSNFRVGAAVLACGRIFTGCNIENSSYGLTICAERVAIFKAVSEGCKNIEKIAVYAEKMPYPCGACLQVMAEFCDEECEITLTDGEKVEKYYLSRLLPKRFKLEK, encoded by the coding sequence ATGGATACCAATGAACTAATAGAGTATGCAAAAAAAGCGGCGGATAATGCGTATGCACCATACTCTAATTTTAGGGTTGGTGCAGCCGTACTTGCCTGTGGGAGGATTTTTACAGGATGTAATATAGAGAACTCCTCTTACGGATTGACTATATGCGCTGAGAGGGTAGCAATATTTAAGGCAGTTAGCGAAGGATGCAAGAATATTGAGAAAATTGCTGTATATGCAGAGAAAATGCCATATCCTTGTGGGGCATGCTTGCAGGTTATGGCCGAGTTCTGCGATGAGGAGTGTGAAATTACACTTACGGATGGAGAGAAAGTAGAAAAATATTATTTATCCCGTTTACTTCCAAAGAGATTCAAATTAGAGAAATGA